One region of Pristis pectinata isolate sPriPec2 chromosome 30, sPriPec2.1.pri, whole genome shotgun sequence genomic DNA includes:
- the pla2g12b gene encoding group XIIB secretory phospholipase A2-like protein isoform X1 yields MRGEVVIVLWLAFAVAHSEEENKTTTTAQDNSTTSSDWGIGSIRDGFETVNGYFDSFLELLGGRNGVCQYKCRYGKAPLPRPDYKTPEPNGCSSSFLGLKVPDTFDLGIPAMTKCCNQLDLCYDTCGANKYRCDAKFRWCLYGICSDLKKSLGFVSKVEACESVADTMFNAVWTLGCRPFMNSQRSACTCAEEERDEL; encoded by the exons ATGAGAGGAGAGGTTGTAATTGTACTGTGGCTGGCCTTCGCTGTGGCACACTCTGAGGAAGAAAATAAGACCACCACCACAGCCCAGGACAACTCAACCACCAGTTCAGACTGGGGCATTGGATCCATCCGAGATGGCTTTGAGACCGTCAATGGATACTTTGACTCATTTCTAGAGCTCCTCGGTGGCAGGAATGGAGTGTGTCAATACAAGTGCCGATATG GGAAGGCACCTCTACCGAGGCCAGATTATAAAACACCTGAGCCAAATGGCTGTAGCTCAAGTTTCCTTGGACTCAAGGTACCAGACACA TTTGATTTGGGAATCCCAGCCATGACCAAGTGTTGCAATCAACTCGATCTTTGTTACGACACTTGTGGAGCCAACAAGTACCGGTGCGATGCCAAGTTCCGTTGGTGCCTCTATGGAATTTGCTCTGACCTCAAAAAAAGTTTGGGCTTTGTGTCTAAGGTTGAag cTTGTGAATCAGTGGCGGACACCATGTTCAATGCGGTCTGGACCCTGGGATGCCGGCCTTTCATGAACAGTCAGAGGTCAGCATGTACGTGCGCTGAGGAGGAAAGAGATGAGCTTTGA
- the oit3 gene encoding oncoprotein-induced transcript 3 protein, protein MLSLMLLSLALSAELQPSLSLVMFDPCSAYISLNEPWRNTEHHINVSHGTPMCDNHMDGEWYRFTGMAGDAMPTFCIQENLCGTHAPIWLNGSHPFQSDGIVSVQACASFNDNCCLWSTTVDMKACPGGYYVYRLPKPTVCFHVYCGHFYDICDQVECVGQCVGESECRCTPGTVLGPDGQTCLDVNECAVNNGGCSEDCINLQGSFRCECGIGRALGKNAAACEDIEGCHSDNGGCSHNCVSMEGGYHCECPRGLMLSEDNHTCQVPVQCKSDSIEVAVPKDLVGGLELYLLNASCKALSNGTHININFNLKSCGTAVEVVNDKIIARNTLTGIPKQTPGSNGDIIIRTSKLVIPITCEFPRQYMVSEGYVPNPANSPLQIIGRNHGIFPFALEIFKSKDFDEIYKDTPPVLKLRDSLYFGIEPLMHVDGLEALVENCFATPSPSSDDIMRYYLIKDGCINDETVKQETSNDHLAKHFYVPVFKFVGRDNKKVYLHCRVLVCGALDTKSRCSQGCRKRMRRSAEADDSGHLRDHLLSGGPIVIDTE, encoded by the exons ATGTTATCCCTGATGCTGCTGAGTTTGGCTCTCTCTGCTGAGCTTCAACCCTCACTTTCATTAG tgatgtttgaTCCCTGCTCAGCGTATATCAGCCTGAACGAGCCTTGGAGAAACACAGAGCATCACATTAATGTCTCGCACGGCACACCCATGTGTGACAACCACATGGACGGAGAATGGTACCGCTTCACCGGCATGGCAGGAGATGCCATGCCCACCTTCTGCATCCAGGAGAACCTCTGCGGCACTCACGCTCCCATCTGGCTGAATGGTAGTCACCCTTTTCAGTCTGATGGCATTGTATCGGTGCAGGCTTGTGCCAGCTTCAATGACAACTGTTGCCTGTGGAGCACCACGGTGGATATGAAGGCTTGCCCAGGAGGTTACTACGTCTACCGACTGCCAAAGCCCACTGTCTGTTTCCACGTGTACTGTGGAC ATTTCTATGATATATGCGATCAAGTGGAATGTGTGGGGCAATGTGTGGGTGAGAGCGAATGTCGGTGCACCCCAGGCACTGTCCTCGGACCAGACGGCCAGACTTGCCTAG ATGTCAATGAATGTGCGGTCAATAATGGGGGTTGCAGTGAAGACTGCATCAACCTGCAGGGCTCCTTCCGTTGCGAGTGTGGGATTGGAAGAGCACTGGGCAAGAACGCAGCGGCCTGCGAAG ATATTGAAGGCTGCCACAGTGATAATGGAGGCTGCAGCCACAACTGTGTTTCGATGGAGGGAGGCTATCACTGTGAGTGTCCTCGTGGACTCATGTTATCAGAGGACAATCACACCTGCCAAG tGCCTGTGCAGTGCAAGTCAGATTCGATTGAAGTGGCTGTACCCAAGGATTTGGTTGGTGGTTTGGAACTGTATCTCCTGAATGCATCATGCAAAGCACTTTCCAATGGGACTCACATCAACATTAACTTCAATCTCAAAAGCTGTGGCACAGCTGTTGAG GTCGTGAATGATAAGATAATTGCAAGAAACACGCTAACTGGCATTCCCAAGCAGACACCAGGCAGTAATGGGGATATTATCATCCGGACCAGTAAACTAGTGATTCCCATCACCTGTGAGTTCCCCCGCCAGTACATGGTGTCTGAAGGATATGTGCCCAACCCGGCGAATTCTCCACTGCAGATTATAGGCAGAAACCACGGGATCTTCCCCTTCGCTCTGGAGATCTTTAAATCCAAGGATTTTGATGAGATTTACAAAGATACACCTCCTGTTCTCAAACTCCGAGACTCCCTGTACTTCGGGATTGAACCTCTCATGCACGTGGATGGGCTTGAAGCACTGGTTGAGAACTGCTTTGCCACTCCCTCTCCCAGTAGTGATGATATTATGAGGTACTACCTGATAAAGGATGG CTGCATCAATGATGAAACAGTCAAGCAAGAGACGTCCAATGACCATCTTGCAAAGCATTTCTATGTCCCTGTCTTTAAGTTTGTGGGAAGAGATAATAAG AAAGTGTACCTGCACTGCCGGGTTCTGGTGTGTGGGGCCCTGGATACCAAGTCACGATGTTCACAGGGCTGCCGCAAACGGATGCGGAGATCAGCAGAGGCTGACGATTCAGGTCACCTGAGAGACCATCTCCTCAGCGGAGGTCCAATAGTGATTGACACTGAGTAA
- the pla2g12b gene encoding group XIIB secretory phospholipase A2-like protein isoform X2, translating into MRGEVVIVLWLAFAVAHSEEENKTTTTAQDNSTTSSDWGIGSIRDGFETVNGYFDSFLELLGGRNGVCQYKCRYGKAPLPRPDYKTPEPNGCSSSFLGLKFDLGIPAMTKCCNQLDLCYDTCGANKYRCDAKFRWCLYGICSDLKKSLGFVSKVEACESVADTMFNAVWTLGCRPFMNSQRSACTCAEEERDEL; encoded by the exons ATGAGAGGAGAGGTTGTAATTGTACTGTGGCTGGCCTTCGCTGTGGCACACTCTGAGGAAGAAAATAAGACCACCACCACAGCCCAGGACAACTCAACCACCAGTTCAGACTGGGGCATTGGATCCATCCGAGATGGCTTTGAGACCGTCAATGGATACTTTGACTCATTTCTAGAGCTCCTCGGTGGCAGGAATGGAGTGTGTCAATACAAGTGCCGATATG GGAAGGCACCTCTACCGAGGCCAGATTATAAAACACCTGAGCCAAATGGCTGTAGCTCAAGTTTCCTTGGACTCAAG TTTGATTTGGGAATCCCAGCCATGACCAAGTGTTGCAATCAACTCGATCTTTGTTACGACACTTGTGGAGCCAACAAGTACCGGTGCGATGCCAAGTTCCGTTGGTGCCTCTATGGAATTTGCTCTGACCTCAAAAAAAGTTTGGGCTTTGTGTCTAAGGTTGAag cTTGTGAATCAGTGGCGGACACCATGTTCAATGCGGTCTGGACCCTGGGATGCCGGCCTTTCATGAACAGTCAGAGGTCAGCATGTACGTGCGCTGAGGAGGAAAGAGATGAGCTTTGA